TCATGCAGAGATCCCTAATTGAAGCTATCATCGTCGGGATCATCTGTGCGGTGGTGGGAACCTACCTGATGGTACAACGTTTGGCCCTCTTGGGCGATGCCATCAGTCACTCGGTTTTACCCGGACTAGCGATCGCTTTTATTGGTAATTTTAATCTTCTCCTGGGTGCTTTACTAGCCTCAATGGTCAGTACCCTACTGATTAACTTGATCCGTAATCGTTCCCCAATCAAAGAAGATGCGGCCATGGGTATTGTTTTCTCGGCTTTTTTTGCCCTTGGCATCACCCTGATCACTCTCATCCAAAAAAACAACAAAATTGACCTTAATCACTTTCTCTTCGGCAATATTCTCGGTGTTACTGCTGCCGACATTCGCGATACCCTAATTATTGCCGTTATCGTTTTATTAACCGTTTTGCTCCTGTATAAAGAACTATTATTCTACACTTTCGACAAAATCGGGGCGCAAGCGGCGGGTTTACCGGTAAATTTATTAGATTTAGGCTTAATGCTCCTGATCGGCCTGACAATCGTTGCTAGTCTCCAAGCGGTGGGAGTAATCCTCGTTTTGTCCCTTTTGATTACCCCGGCAGCCACTGCTTATCTTTTAGTTACTCGTCTTCATCAAGTCATGGGTGTGGGTGTGGGTGTGGGTATTATTTCTAGTATCAGTGGGATGTATTTAAGTTATTACTGGAATTTACCCTCTGGACCGGCGATCGTGCTTGTCGCTTTTACCCTATTTATGTTGGCCTTTTTATTCAGTCCCCGTCAAGGAATTTTCACTCATCCCTCTAGTCTAGGTGGTCAACTTTCTATCTGGGGAGAGATGAAAAATTTGTTGAGACGACGTTAGTTTGGGGGATAAGGTGGGAGTGATCAAAAAAAGCCGACGGCCGAGATAACTGCGATAATTTGCTAGATTTTTAGAGGCTCTTACTCTGATATTGTGTTGATTTTATTGAGAATTTATTCATGTAATCCCCCTGATGGAAAGACTCTAGGGAAATTTTCCTTCTCATCCCTCCCTTGGGGATATTACAGAGATTAATCTATCGCTTATAATCAATTCATTCTCGCACCTCTAACGGATAGTTTAGCATACGGTCGAGTGCAGTGATGTTTTATGCCTCTTTGTTTGGTGGATAGTGACCAACACTTTTTAGAAACTGCTCAACAGATTGTATTTGTATTGAGCGAAAAGGATTAAGAACCAACAGATCTTTATCTCCACTGATAATCAAATCAGCTTTACCACTAAGCGATAACTCTAAAATCTTGTCATCCTTGGCATCACGGCACTCCTTGACAACATCTACCACCTCAATCAATATTCCCCTATCTATAAAGCTGTCTAAAAATTCTTCCCTTTCTTCATCTGTGATATATTTTCTAAACTTTGCACGACTGAGAACTTCGTCAATTTCTTCTATTAGTTCTAATGAGAACAAAATGTTGCCATTTTGGAGTGCATACCTAATTGCCAAGTCAGGATTACTGCCCTCAAACAGCAAAGAGCTAATGATCACGTTGGTATCAAAAACGTATCTCACTTTACTCACTTAGCAAATTACTCAAAATTTCGGGAGTTAAGCCTCTAGCTTGTGCTTTCCGACTGATATCACTCATAACAGCCTCTAGTGGGCGGCGTTTTCTAGCAAATTCTTTCAACCTCAAACTAAGAAGAGCATCAAGCTTTTGGCGATCAGCAAATATAGCTGATTCATAAATTTCGGCCGATTCCGCGTCAACACGAATTTTAATCTCTCTAACTTCCATAGGTTTTACATACCAAAGAATGTTTCTAAACTATTTAAAACTCTCTCTGACTATATACTAGACGAATTTTTCCAGATAATACCCCCAATTAAGATTTTATTGAGAATTCATTCTCGCACCTCTAGAAGTTTAAACCATGTCACTCGCTGAGTTAATTCCTCTGGTCAACAATCTGAGCCAGTCAGACAAATTATCACTCTTCAAACTCCTGGCCACACAAATCCCAGACGCTGAACTACAATTCATCTTCTCCGCATCAGAGTACCCAATTTGGTCGCCCTACGACGCAACGGCAGCTGCAAACATTCTGATGCAGATGATTCAGGATGTTTGCAGCTGCTCATGCCTAGTACAGTTGAGTTTCCCTTTTCTGAGGATGAAGCATTACCGAAAACTTGGGTTTAAGGTTCCC
This Microcystis wesenbergii NRERC-220 DNA region includes the following protein-coding sequences:
- a CDS encoding metal ABC transporter permease; this encodes MGNNLLTGLIEPLQYSFMQRSLIEAIIVGIICAVVGTYLMVQRLALLGDAISHSVLPGLAIAFIGNFNLLLGALLASMVSTLLINLIRNRSPIKEDAAMGIVFSAFFALGITLITLIQKNNKIDLNHFLFGNILGVTAADIRDTLIIAVIVLLTVLLLYKELLFYTFDKIGAQAAGLPVNLLDLGLMLLIGLTIVASLQAVGVILVLSLLITPAATAYLLVTRLHQVMGVGVGVGIISSISGMYLSYYWNLPSGPAIVLVAFTLFMLAFLFSPRQGIFTHPSSLGGQLSIWGEMKNLLRRR
- a CDS encoding putative toxin-antitoxin system toxin component, PIN family, whose amino-acid sequence is MSKVRYVFDTNVIISSLLFEGSNPDLAIRYALQNGNILFSLELIEEIDEVLSRAKFRKYITDEEREEFLDSFIDRGILIEVVDVVKECRDAKDDKILELSLSGKADLIISGDKDLLVLNPFRSIQIQSVEQFLKSVGHYPPNKEA